The Inediibacterium massiliense genome includes the window TGATGCTAAAAAAGTTATAGAAGAAATTAAAATCAATGGTGGTGAAGCATCTTATTTTTTAGGAGATGTTAGTAATCAAAAAGATATGGATAATATGGCTAAAGCTTGTATTGAACGCTATGGTAAAATTGACATACTTTGTCATAACGCAGGCATATTTCCAGAAGTAAGATTAGAAAATATGACTCTTAAAGATTGGGAACTAGTGAACAATGTAAACTTAAAGGGAACATTCCTAGCTGTAAAAGCTTGTATGCCTAATATGATAGAAAATCAATATGGAAAAATAGTAATTACTTCATCAATTACTGGAAACAAAACAGGCAATCCTGGATTAGCTCATTATGCTGCAACAAAAGGTGGAGTAAATGGATTTATAAAAACTGCTGCTATTGAACTAGCTAAACATAATATTACAGTAAATGGTGTAGAGCCTGGAAATATAATGACTGAAGGTATGGGTAGTCAATTAGGAGAAGAGTATATCAAAGCTCAAGAAGCTTCTATACCAATGGGTAAATTAGGTGAGCCAAAGGATATCGCTTATGCTGCATTATTTCTAGCTAGTGATGAAGCTAAGTACATTACTGGACAAACAATCGCTATTGATGGTGGACAAACTCTCCCAGAATCTATGTTTGCAGTTCACTAAATCATTCTATTAGTAAAATCATCTCATAAAAATAAGATTATGAGATGATTTTACTTCTTTATTTATCTATTGATGAACTTCCTAATACGGTTTTAGCAATTTCTACTGCTACTTGTGCATCCTTGGCATAATAATCAGCTTGAATCATATCTGCATATTCTTGGTTAAGCACAGCTCCCCCTACAAATATTTTACAATCTATCCTATTTTCTCTTAATGCTATAATTGTCTCCTCCATACTTTTTACTGTTGTAGTCATAAGAGCACTTAACCCTACAAG containing:
- the fabG gene encoding 3-oxoacyl-ACP reductase FabG; this translates as MAERMKNKVVIVTGGARGIGKGISHVFASEGAKVLIVVRSEDDAKKVIEEIKINGGEASYFLGDVSNQKDMDNMAKACIERYGKIDILCHNAGIFPEVRLENMTLKDWELVNNVNLKGTFLAVKACMPNMIENQYGKIVITSSITGNKTGNPGLAHYAATKGGVNGFIKTAAIELAKHNITVNGVEPGNIMTEGMGSQLGEEYIKAQEASIPMGKLGEPKDIAYAALFLASDEAKYITGQTIAIDGGQTLPESMFAVH